One Malania oleifera isolate guangnan ecotype guangnan chromosome 10, ASM2987363v1, whole genome shotgun sequence genomic region harbors:
- the LOC131165782 gene encoding transketolase, chloroplastic-like: MSASSSLNVSQAVAGRTIPRHGSIASPSDRVSLSAATIPTFSGLKSSTSKSSSSPGAAPAPRSAASRRRLGLVRASAAVETLDATTETTLVEKSINTIRFLAVDAVEKANSGHPGLPMGCAPMGHILYDEIMRYNPKNPYWFNRDRFVLSAGHGCMLQYALLHLAGYDSIKDEDLKAFRQWGSRTPGHPENFETPGVEVTTGPLGQGIANAVGLALAEKHLAARYNKPGSEIVDHYTYAILGDGCQMEGVANEACSLAGHWGLGKLIAFYDDNHISIDGNTEIAFTETVETRFEGLGWHVIWVKNGNTGYDDIRAAIKEAKAVKDKPTLIKVTTTIGYGSPNKANSYSVHGSALGAKEVDATRKNLGWPFEPFHVPEDVRKHWSRHVPEGAALEAEWNAKFAEYEKEYKEEAAELKSLIAGDLPTGWEKALPAYTPESTADATRNLSQQCLNALAKVLPGLLGGSADLASSNMTLLKMFGDFQKDTPEERNVRFGVREHGMGSICNGIVHHSPGLIPYCATFFVFTDYMRAAIRISALSQAGVIYVMTHDSIGLGEDGPTHQPIEHLASFRAMPNILMLRPADGKETAGAYKVAVLNRKRPSILALSRQKLPQLSGTSIEGVEKGGYIISDNSSGNKPDVILIGTGSELEIAVKAADELRKEGKAVRVVSFVSWELFDEQSDAYKESVLPVAVSARVSVEAGSTFGWEKIVGSKGKAIGINQFGASAPAGRAYKEFGLTVEAVIAAAKSVC, encoded by the exons ATGTCAGCTTCATCATCGCTCAACGTCTCTCAAGCCGTCGCAGGTCGAACAATCCCACGTCATGGCTCGATCGCTTCGCCCTCCGATCGGGTCTCTCTGTCCGCTGCTACTATCCCCACCTTCTCTGGACTTAAATCTTCCACATCCAAATCATCCTCCTCACCCGGCGCAGCTCCCGCTCCTCGCTCCGCCGCTTCTCGCCGTCGGCTGGGTTTGGTCAGAGCCTCCGCCGCTGTGGAGACCCTAGACGCGACCACTGAGACCACCCTCGTGGAGAAGTCCATTAACACGATCCGATTCCTGGCGGTGGATGCTGTGGAGAAGGCGAATTCGGGTCACCCGGGTCTGCCCATGGGCTGCGCTCCGATGGGTCACATCTTGTACGACGAGATCATGAGGTACAACCCTAAGAACCCTTATTGGTTCAATCGTGATCGGTTCGTTTTGTCCGCTGGACATGGGTGTATGCTTCAGTACGCCTTGCTTCATCTTGCTGGCTACGACAGTatcaag GATGAAGACTTGAAGGCTTTTCGCCAGTGGGGTAGCAGAACACCTGGACACCCGGAGAACTTTGAGACACCTGGTGTTGAAGTCACTACTG GTCCTCTTGGTCAGGGTATTGCCAATGCTGTTGGCTTGGCCCTTGCGGAAAAGCATTTGGCTGCTCGTTACAATAAACCAGGCTCTGAGATTGTTGATCACTACAC ATATGCTATACTAGGGGATGGTTGTCAAATGGAAGGAGTTGCAAATGAAGCTTGTTCTCTTGCTGGGCATTGGGGACTTGGAAAGTTGATTGCTTTCTATGACGACAATCACATCTCCATTGATGGAAACACAGAGATTGCCTTCACTGAGACTGTAGAGACTCGTTTTGAGGGTCTTGGCTGGCATGTTATCTGGGTAAAGAATGGGAATACTGGTTATGATGATATTCGCGCTGCCATCAAGGAAGCAAAAGCTGTCAAAGACAAACCCACATTGATCAAG GTAACAACAACAATTGGTTATGGGTCCCCAAACAAGGCAAACTCATATAGCGTGCATGGTAGTGCACTAGGTGCTAAGGAGGTTGATGCCACAAGGAAAAACCTTGGATGGCCGTTTGAGCCTTTTCATGTGCCCGAGGATGTTAGAAA GCATTGGAGCCGCCATGTCCCTGAGGGTGCTGCGCTTGAAGCTGAGTGGAATGCCAAGTTTGCTGAGTATGAGAAGGAGTACAAGGAAGAAGCGGCTGAGTTAAAATCTCTCATTGCTGGTGATTTACCCACTGGCTGGGAGAAAGCACTGCCA GCATACACTCCAGAGAGTACAGCTGATGCTACCAGAAATCTGTCTCAACAATGCCTCAATGCCCTAGCAAAAGTCCTCCCTGGTCTTCTTGGTGGCAGTGCAGATCTTGCTTCCTCCAACATGACCTTGCTGAAAATGTTTGGGGACTTCCAAAAGGACACCCCAGAAGAGCGCAATGTCAGGTTTGGTGTCAGGGAGCATGGGATGGGATCCATCTGCAATGGGATAGTTCACCACAGTCCTGGCCTCATTCCATACTGTGCTACATTCTTTGTTTTTACGGACTACATGAGAGCTGCTATTCGTATATCTGCCTTGTCTCAAGCTGGAGTTATCTATGTTATGACTCATGATTCAATTGGGCTTGGAGAAGATGGGCCAACCCATCAGCCAATTGAGCATTTGGCTAGTTTCCGGGCTATGCCCAACATTTTGATGCTTCGTCCAGCTGATGGTAAAGAAACGGCTGGTGCATACAAGGTTGCAGTTCTCAACAGGAAGAGACCTTCAATCCTTGCCCTTTCCCGGCAAAAGCTGCCCCAGCTTTCGGGAACTTCTATTGAAGGTGTTGAAAAGGGCGGGTACATAATCTCAGACAATTCTTCAGGCAACAAGCCAGATGTAATTTTGATTGGAACTGGTTCAGAATTGGAAATTGCTGTCAAAGCTGCTGACGAACTCCGAAAGGAAGGCAAGGCTGTAAGAGTTGTCTCTTTTGTTTCTTGGGAGCTTTTTGATGAGCAATCTGATGCTTACAAAGAAAGTGTCCTGCCAGTGGCTGTATCAGCTAGGGTCAGTGTTGAAGCTGGATCAACATTTGGGTGGGAgaagattgttggaagcaaagggAAGGCAATTGGGATCAACCAGTTTGGAGCGAGTGCACCAGCAGGAAGAGCATACAAGGAGTTCGGTCTCACAGTGGAGGCTGTTATAGCAGCAGCTAAATCTGTTTGCTAA